ATGTGAGTGGCGATGCGGCCGTGATCGAATTTCTGAACGGGAAGGCGGTGGTGAAGCATTCGGGGCAAACCACGGCGGATGAATCCGGGACGAAGGAGGCCTCGCAGTGGCGTGGTTTGGCACTGGCCAATTCGTCGTGGGAGGATTCTTCGGAAGTCGTTGCCGGTGGCGAACCGTCTACCGGCAGCTTGCGACGGTTCGCCAAGGCGTGGCAGTGCAGCCAGCAAGGCATCAACGACGCCGGACAGCAAGCGGGCGTCCAGTGCGCGTTTGACGTCCTTGAGTCGGTACGTCAGTCGCACACGCAGTGGAGCTTGGTTTACGAGCCAACGCTTGGCCGCGTGTCACTGAAGACGGACGAGAATCCACAATTGCGATGGATCGATTTGAAGGAGTTGAAGCTGGCGCCGGGCGAGCAGGTCTTGTGTGTCGACATTCAATCGCAACACACTGGCAACCTAGCCGGGCATCTCAAGCCGTTGACGAAAGCCGCGAACGTGCGGATCGTCGATGAGGCATTCGACGCCATCGTGCCACCAAGCTTTGTTAGAACCGCAGTCAAGCAGTTGCTGATTCAGTACGGCGAAACGCTTTCAGCGACGCCAGTAACGGTGGAGTAGTAAGCCTGTCTCTCAGCCAGACCGTCCAAAGGTAGCCGGAGTCGCCAGACTTCGGGAGTTTCGCGGTTGATTGCCTGAACTCTGGCGAGTCCAGCTACGAGGTAGATCGCAGGTTTTAGTTGTTGCAACGCACTGGGCCTGAAGTGATTTCAGGCCCAGGTTTTGTTGACGCTTGGGAGCCGGTTCGCTCACTATTTGACGACCAGGTTCACCATGCGTCCTGGGATGACGATTGCCTTCACGACATTCTTATCCGCGATCGCTTGCTTGACGGAGTCCGCTGCGAGGGCGGCTTCCTTCATTTCGTCTTGCGATGCATCGGGGGCCACGGAAATCTTGCCGCGGACCTTGCCGTTGACTTGAACCGGGATTTCGACGCTGGATTCCGTAAGCGCTGACTCATCCCACTTCGGCCACGCTTCCTTGGTGATCGAACCGGAATGTCCCAGAACACTCCACAGTTCTTCGCAAAGGTGCGGGGCGTACGGAGCTAGCAGAATCAGGAACGATTCCATCGCCTCACGCGGTCGCGTTTCGCTTTTGGTGAAGTAGTTGGTGAACTCCATCATCTTCGCGATTGCAGTATTGAAGCTCATCGCTTGCGTGTCTTCGGTCACTTTTCGGATCGTTTGGTGCAAGACACGGCGTTGGTCTTCGTCACATGGCGTGTCCACGACCGCATCGATCAACGCGAGTTCTTCGGCACCGTCATCGACCATCATTCGCCATGCGCGGTCCAGGAAACTACGCACGCCACCGACACCATTCATTGCCCACGGCTTCGTGGCTTCGAGTGGTCCCATGAACATTTCGTAGAGTCGCAGTGCGTCGGCACCGTATTGGTTGACGACCGAGTCCGGGTTCACGACGTTGCCCCGGCTCTTGCTCATCTTGAAAGCGCGGCTGTCGACCTTGATCGACGGGTCGGATTTCAGGATGAAGCCTTCGCCCTTCTTTTGCACTTCGTCTTCGCTGTATGAGACCGGCTCGACCGGGTTGCCATCCTTGGTAACACGATTGCCCTCAGCGTCCTTGCGAACGTTCTTGGACGTGATCGGCTTACCGGCTTCGTCGACATAACCACTGAACTCGACTTCGCCCAAGATCATGCCTTGGTTGACCAGTCGACCGAACGGTTCAGGAACACTGACGTGACCGCGATCAAACAAGACCTTGTGCCAGAAACGGGAGTACAACAGGTGCAGCACCGCGTGTTCGGCACCGCCGACATAAAGGTCGACGGGCATCCATTGTTTTTCGAGTTCGGGATCGATGAACACATCGGCGTTATTTGGGTCGATGTAACGCAAATAGTACCAACATGAACCGGCCCACTGAGGCATTGTGTTGGTTTCGCGGCGATAGCGTTTGCCATCCAATTCCACGATCAACCAATCGTCATCGGCCTTCGCCAATGGCGGTTCCGGACGTCCGTGCGGTTTGAAGTCTTCCAGTTCTGGGAGCGTGACGGGAAGCTGGTCATCCGGCACGGCGCGTTTGATGCCCGTCGGGTTTCCTTCGCTGTCGATCTCATGCAGGATCGGGAAAGGCTCGCCCCAAAACCGTTGGCGGCTGAACAACCAGTCGCGCAACTTGTAGTTGATCGCCTGTTCCGCCAATCCGTCTTCGTTCAAGGTCGCGGTCAGCGAACTTTTCACGTCATCGGTCGTGCGACCGTCGAACTCGCCGCTGTTGATGGCCAGACCCTCGGCGGCAAAGCAGGCCTTCCCAGCCAGGATTTCATCGCGTTGATCATGGTCCGCAGGTGGATCCACGACGGGGATCACGGGCAAGTCGAACTCAACGGCGAATTCAAAGTCGCGAATGTCGTGCGCCGGCACAGCCATGATCGCACCGGTTCCGTAGCCAGCCAAAACGTAATCGGCGACCCAGACTGGGATCAATCGACCGTCGGCGGGGTTGAACGCGTACGTTCCCGTGAAAACGCCGGTCTTGGCGCGATCACCGTCGGTGCGTTCGCGGTCACTTTTGAACGACGCTTTCTCGCGGTAGGCGTCGACCAAATCTTTTTGCGACGGGGTGACCAGCTTGTCAATCAACGGGTGTTCGGGAGCGACAACCATGTAGGTCGCGCCGAACAGCGTGTCTGGACGGGTCGTGTAAACCCGCAGGCAATCGTCGCCGGGTTTAGCGGGGAATCCAGATGCCGATCGGGCACGTTTGAACGCTTCGTAGGGAGCGGTGGAAACGTCCGCATCGGCGCTTGTCGACAGATAGAAATCGACCTCGGCTCCCGTCGAGCGGCCGATCCAATCGGATTGCAGCTTCTTGATTCCCGATGGCCAGTTCAGTTCGTCGAGACCGTCGATCAAGCGTTCGGCGTAGTCGGTGATTCGGAGCATCCACTGTCGCAGCGGGATCCGCTTGACCGGATGACCGCCGACTTCGCTTTTGCCGTCGACGACTTCCTCGTTCGCCAAAACCGTTCCCAGTTTCGGGCACCAGTTCACCAACGCGTCGTCCTGGTATGCCAACCGTTTGGAATCGCGGTAAGCCTCAATCGCAGCTTCGCCTTGTCGCGAAACTTCATCGGGAACTGACAATTCCGCGATCGGTCGACCTTTTTGTTGGTCGTGATCGAACCAGGTGTCGTACAGGACCGTGAAGATCCACTGGGTCCAACGGAAGTACTGTTCGTCGGTGGTCGCCAAGACGCGATCCCAATCGTAGCTGAAGCCGAGCAGCTTCAATTGGCGAGTGAAGTTATCGATGTTACGTTGGGTTTGGACTCGCGGGTGTTCACCAGTCTTGATCGCGTGCTCTTCCGCGGGCAACCCGAAGGCATCGAAACCCATCGGGTGCAAGACGCACTCGCCGCACGCGCGGGCGAAACGCGAGACGATGTCTGTCGCGGTGTAGCCCTCGGGGTGTCCCACATGCAAACCGTCACCACTGGGGTACGGGAACATGTCCAAGACGTATCGCTTTTTGGTTCCGGGCGGCAGGTCTTTCAGCGATGGGGTCGCGTAGGTTTGGTTCTTGTCCCAGTAAGCCTGCCAGCGTGGTTCGATGTCAGTCGGGTTGTAGCGGACCATGCGTGAATTGTGTTTTGCGGGGGGAAACGGAAAGAGGCGTGGGGCGAATTAGAATCCGCCGAGGCGTTTCTTGAAAGTCGTGGCAGCACAGACCCGCGGCAGAGTGGCGGAAACTATCGGCTTGGGAGCCAAAAGCGGCATCGATCCGGGTAACGCGAATGCCACCAGCGATGCTTCCATTGCGACGAAGCCTGGGCTCATCGTCCCGATCAGAACACCGGTTAAGAGTGCTCATTCGCGAGCCAGGTGCGCGGAATTGCGGTGAATGCAATTCGGTCGGGGCATAAAAAAACGGGTCTCATTGAAAATGAAACCCGTTTTTTATTCTTGTAGTTGTTTGCCTTGCTAGGCAAGCTCGATCGAGCTTAGTTGCAGCAAGGGTCACAGCATGGGTCGCAGCAAGCAGCGGCACGACGTGCAGCCAACTTAGCCTTGATGCGTGCGAAAAGACCTGGCTTCTTGCAGCAAGGATCGCATGGGTCACAGCAAACTGGTTCTGGAGCTGGGCAGCAAACAGGAGCTGGAGCTTCGCAGCAAACTGGTGCTGGAGCTGGGCAGCAAACAGGTGCTGGTGCAGGTGCACAGCAGACTGGTTCTGGTTCTGGGCAGCAAACAGGAGCAGGTGCTTCGCAGCAAACTGGTTCTGGAGCTGGGCAGCAAACAGGCTCACAGCAGTCGTTTTTCTTGAAACAACCGAACAAACCAGCTTCTGCTTGTGGGGCAACGGCGACGGAGGCAACGGCCAACAACGCGACAGCCAAGATCTTACGTAACATGTAAACTCTCTCTAACTAATCGGGGGGAACGAGCCAACACCACACGGCGAGGCAGTTTGGGCAAAGTTTACGGCCTGCCCGTAAGGCGTCAACTGGGCAGGATAGCCGCAATCTCCGGAAAATGGAGAATTTTCGTTTGCTTTACAAATTGTCGCAGTCATAGCGGTTACGCTACCGGCGTCGAATCCGGAACAGAAACCCTGCTAGTGCCGCAACGGCACCATTTAGTGCGACAAGAGGCGTTTGTGATCTTTTTTGGTCACGCGACCGAAAAGATCGTTCAAAATTGCCTGTTCCAGGGCCGTGTCTCGGCCAAGTGGGATCCAGCCCAACGTTTGAGGGCTGTCATCGAAGCCATCGGCGCGGCTCAGTCGGGACCCATCGTGGCGGATCCCGGCTGTCGATTCGGTCGCATATTGGGTGCGATCGGTGTCTTCGAGTTCTTTTTGGACGATGACCTCGACCTCGTAGCCCGATCCCCCGGTATGGCTGCCAGCGGGGCGGACGGTCACGATTGCTCTTCGCCGCATGGATTGCAGTGTGCCCTGCAGACGCTCGAATCCGGTCGTGCTGTCTTTTCGCCAAGGTTCAAAGATCGAACCGGCAACCTTGTAGCTGGTCTCGATCTTGCCTTCCAGGATGTAGTCCTGGCGGTTCACCACCGGTTGTTGTCGGGCAATCCGAAAGTAGTCGTCGACCGTATCAACGACCTGCAACCACAAGAAGTCATCCGCAACGGGCGGCAAGTCCAGCGGGTTGGGGACAAACTGGACCGGCACATCACTGGTTAGCCGGTACATGAATTGGCGGCAACCAACCGCAGTAAACAGAAGCGAGAGTGCCAGCAGCGTTGTTGCCAAGCCAGGCTTGAAAAGCAGGAAGCCAGGCAGGTCTTGCGATGGTCGGTCAAGCGATGGGGCGGCAATCGCTTTCATCGCTTCGGCGAACCTGATCGAAAGTTGGCACGGATGCCAGCGACTTGAGGCAACGGTTTGGCGCCCGGCACGTCTTCGGGGAACAATGACCAAACTGGAACGCGGCGTTGCACTTCCGCGAGAGCCTTTTGTTGGGCTTCTTGGATTTTGCCGTCTCGAATGATCTTGCGAATGTCGTCTTGAACGTCGGCCAGCGGTTGTACTCCGGCGTCTTCGCGTTCCAGAACCCGGATGATGTGATAGGCGTCGGTGTCCTTGATAATCTGGCTCATCGCACCGGTGGGCAACGTGAAGATTTCGTTATCCAAAATCGTTGACGCAAGCGATCCCTTGTTTGTCCAGTCATGCAGTCCGCCTTCATCGGCGAAAGGCTCTTGGCTCTTCTCGCGAGCGACCGCTTGCATGTTCCCACCGAAGAACGCTTCTCGCCCCATGCCCCAAATTGCGTCGTACGCTTCGTCGGGGGTGGCGAAGTTGGCCAAGACGACCGTCAGTTGTTCCCATTTCGCTCGGGCTTGACGCTCGAAATCGGGACGATGGGTCACGTAGTATTCGTGGATTTCAGCCAGCGAAACGGACGGGTCTTTCTCGACCTTGCCTCGAATGTAAAGGTGCCCCAGCATCGCGTCGATGAATTCGCGTTGGCGAGCGGCCAGGGACGTGCCCTTTTCGCGTAGCTTCGCGTCCAGTTCACTCAGATCCTTCGCTTCGTATTGCTTCTTCAGCTGTTCGACTTCGTCTTCGAAGAACATCTGGCGTGCTTTGGCCTGCATCGTTTCGTCGGCCTCGCGACGCTTTTCAGCTGTCTGAGTTGCGACCTGGTCCAGCAAGAATGATTCTCGCATCATCCGGCTTTGGATCTTTTGCGACAACAAGCCGCGAGTCATCCGAACACGGGCGAATCGAATTTGTTCGTCAGGCACTTCTTGGCCAGCATTCGCCAGCACGTCCTGGATCCGGGCTTCCACCTTGGGTGAAATCTCGCCCATCAGAATGGCACTCTGGCCCACGATCGCGACGGTTGCCGCGGGATCGGTGGGCAATTCCGTTTGCAAAGCTTGGTCGATCTGCTCTTGAGTGGGAGCTTGGGCGACGGCATTGACCGCGGTCGTTGCTAACAAGGTGGTTGTCAACAAACAGGCGAACAATCGATTGCTCGATAAGCCGGCGTATTGGCTGGTTTGCCCAGTCAATGCGGAGCTGATGGTTTGCACGTGCGACATCGGAGCAAATCGAAGTCGAATCCGCGGTAGCGGTGCCATGGGGCAAGCCCAGTTGGATGTAGGACAAAATGTTTGAATCGGAAGATGCAATGCTTGTAAGCAATTGCCAACCCGAATCGCAAGCGAGGTTTTTTGTCCCTGAAAGGGCCAGCCGTGCGCTGCTCAAACGTTGGTGGCGGGTCGTATCAGCATTCAGCTGGTTGGTGTGGTTTTTGGGGTGTGGGGTGGTGGTTGCTGGAGCCCAGCCTGTGTGGAAAAAAAACGCCCCAGTCGCAGGAAACACCACTGGACACCCGCCACGCTTCCTTTGCTGAAGTGACGAGGCTTGACCAGAACGCCCAGCTTATCTAGCCAGGATCCAGTTCATTAAGGTTGGGAACGCTCGGTCCGCGTAGACCAAGGCTTTGCCACCGGCGCTCAAGATCACTTCGCTTCGTCGTCGCCGGATCGCGGAGTAGGCGGCCTGGGCAACTCGCTCGGGCGGCCAGCTCCCGATGCTTTTGGAGACTTGGCCCGCCTTGGTGCCCACCAACGAGTCAAAAAACTCACTCTTGGTGGTACTGGGGCTGACCAGTGTGACGGCGATCCCGTCGCTAGCCAATTCCGATCGCAACGAGTCACTGAATCCGTGTATCGCAAACTTGCTGGCGCTGTACTCGCTTTTGTCGGGAACGGCTCGATGCCCCAGTACGCTACCGATGTTACAGATAACGGGACCGCGGTCGGCGTTCGCGCGCAACATCGGCAGCGCATCTCGGATCCAGTCCGCTGGCGCGAAGAAATTGACCTCCATGATTTGTCGCATTCGATCGGCATCAGCCAACTCAAAGGGCCCGATGCCGCCGATGCCCGCGTTATTGACCAAAAGATCCAAACGGCCGTTGTTGTGAAGTCGAACTTGCTCGAAAGCCGTCTCACGCGTGGCCGCTGAGGTGACGTCGCCCACGATCGGGATGATCCCACCACCGTGTGGGCCAACATCTCGCTGGCTATTACCAAGCTGGCTATCGCCGAGATTAGGGTCAGTGAGTAGCCCGCCACATTCGGCGGCCAAGTCATCCAGTCGTTCGGCGCGTCGGGCGACCGCTATGACCCGGCATCCTTCGCGGGTCAGGCGTTTCGTCAACTCGCGGCCGATCCCGCTGCTGGCGCCTGTCACAATCGCGAGGCTACCTGCCGCCTGCCAGCGAGGCTGGCCGATGCCTAGCCTTTGAATCAAACTCAAGCGACGTGACGAACTCACCGGCGATCGATCCAATCGTTTGGCTTCGATTTCACGACAGCGAGCGTGGACGCGTTCACTGTGTTGATGCAATTCGTTTGCTTCGTTCCCACGCTACGCCACTT
The sequence above is drawn from the Neorhodopirellula lusitana genome and encodes:
- a CDS encoding linear amide C-N hydrolase, which encodes MVQSTRQVFQSVVWVTAFLATLASIQPSQACTVMQTRVGGVPIVARNHDWVSGGGLVIVNPSGIVKKSLSPVRPHEWTSRYGSVSFNQFGREIPFAGMNEKGLTVDLLQLHNAEFPPGTDEREAVNVVQWVQYQLDMSATVAEVVDSLQRVRPMPFVTALEKVHYFVADVSGDAAVIEFLNGKAVVKHSGQTTADESGTKEASQWRGLALANSSWEDSSEVVAGGEPSTGSLRRFAKAWQCSQQGINDAGQQAGVQCAFDVLESVRQSHTQWSLVYEPTLGRVSLKTDENPQLRWIDLKELKLAPGEQVLCVDIQSQHTGNLAGHLKPLTKAANVRIVDEAFDAIVPPSFVRTAVKQLLIQYGETLSATPVTVE
- the leuS gene encoding leucine--tRNA ligase, with the translated sequence MVRYNPTDIEPRWQAYWDKNQTYATPSLKDLPPGTKKRYVLDMFPYPSGDGLHVGHPEGYTATDIVSRFARACGECVLHPMGFDAFGLPAEEHAIKTGEHPRVQTQRNIDNFTRQLKLLGFSYDWDRVLATTDEQYFRWTQWIFTVLYDTWFDHDQQKGRPIAELSVPDEVSRQGEAAIEAYRDSKRLAYQDDALVNWCPKLGTVLANEEVVDGKSEVGGHPVKRIPLRQWMLRITDYAERLIDGLDELNWPSGIKKLQSDWIGRSTGAEVDFYLSTSADADVSTAPYEAFKRARSASGFPAKPGDDCLRVYTTRPDTLFGATYMVVAPEHPLIDKLVTPSQKDLVDAYREKASFKSDRERTDGDRAKTGVFTGTYAFNPADGRLIPVWVADYVLAGYGTGAIMAVPAHDIRDFEFAVEFDLPVIPVVDPPADHDQRDEILAGKACFAAEGLAINSGEFDGRTTDDVKSSLTATLNEDGLAEQAINYKLRDWLFSRQRFWGEPFPILHEIDSEGNPTGIKRAVPDDQLPVTLPELEDFKPHGRPEPPLAKADDDWLIVELDGKRYRRETNTMPQWAGSCWYYLRYIDPNNADVFIDPELEKQWMPVDLYVGGAEHAVLHLLYSRFWHKVLFDRGHVSVPEPFGRLVNQGMILGEVEFSGYVDEAGKPITSKNVRKDAEGNRVTKDGNPVEPVSYSEDEVQKKGEGFILKSDPSIKVDSRAFKMSKSRGNVVNPDSVVNQYGADALRLYEMFMGPLEATKPWAMNGVGGVRSFLDRAWRMMVDDGAEELALIDAVVDTPCDEDQRRVLHQTIRKVTEDTQAMSFNTAIAKMMEFTNYFTKSETRPREAMESFLILLAPYAPHLCEELWSVLGHSGSITKEAWPKWDESALTESSVEIPVQVNGKVRGKISVAPDASQDEMKEAALAADSVKQAIADKNVVKAIVIPGRMVNLVVK
- a CDS encoding peptidylprolyl isomerase; the protein is MAPLPRIRLRFAPMSHVQTISSALTGQTSQYAGLSSNRLFACLLTTTLLATTAVNAVAQAPTQEQIDQALQTELPTDPAATVAIVGQSAILMGEISPKVEARIQDVLANAGQEVPDEQIRFARVRMTRGLLSQKIQSRMMRESFLLDQVATQTAEKRREADETMQAKARQMFFEDEVEQLKKQYEAKDLSELDAKLREKGTSLAARQREFIDAMLGHLYIRGKVEKDPSVSLAEIHEYYVTHRPDFERQARAKWEQLTVVLANFATPDEAYDAIWGMGREAFFGGNMQAVAREKSQEPFADEGGLHDWTNKGSLASTILDNEIFTLPTGAMSQIIKDTDAYHIIRVLEREDAGVQPLADVQDDIRKIIRDGKIQEAQQKALAEVQRRVPVWSLFPEDVPGAKPLPQVAGIRANFRSGSPKR
- a CDS encoding SDR family NAD(P)-dependent oxidoreductase, giving the protein MGQPRWQAAGSLAIVTGASSGIGRELTKRLTREGCRVIAVARRAERLDDLAAECGGLLTDPNLGDSQLGNSQRDVGPHGGGIIPIVGDVTSAATRETAFEQVRLHNNGRLDLLVNNAGIGGIGPFELADADRMRQIMEVNFFAPADWIRDALPMLRANADRGPVICNIGSVLGHRAVPDKSEYSASKFAIHGFSDSLRSELASDGIAVTLVSPSTTKSEFFDSLVGTKAGQVSKSIGSWPPERVAQAAYSAIRRRRSEVILSAGGKALVYADRAFPTLMNWILAR